Proteins encoded by one window of Anopheles maculipalpis chromosome 2RL, idAnoMacuDA_375_x, whole genome shotgun sequence:
- the LOC126568585 gene encoding pancreatic lipase-related protein 2-like, giving the protein MSLTICVLLALLLASAVVGVPECGAGSVAVPKDIETFECLTVEELQHLRELERGKRFDAEASTRFMLWTQNSTAEAQEELKFNDLAALRNSSFDPRNPTRILIHGWLNDYTSSAVRGLSSAYVAKGAYNVIGIDWSAGAMNILYPIAQMRVGAVADAIAKQIAVLRAAGQHPSQIVLVGHSLGAHVAGLTGKHFQTAPKLAAIIALDPAGPFFSADNTAKRVDALDAEYVEVIHTNKGWYGHSHALGQADFYPNGGKSQPGCITNACNHHKAVEYFRQSLTSGEPMYVGKRCEADAVSNKCDGDRAVMGGDLSDSYKAKMSGLFYLTIGK; this is encoded by the coding sequence ATGAGCTTGACCATCTGCGTTCTGCTAGCGTTGCTGCTTGCCAGTGCCGTTGTGGGTGTGCCTGAGTGCGGTGCTGGCAGTGTGGCCGTTCCGAAGGATATCGAAACGTTTGAGTGTTTAACCGTGGAAGAGCTGCAGCATCTAAGGGAGCTTGAAAGAGGCAAACGGTTCGATGCGGAAGCTAGCACACGTTTCATGCTGTGGACACAGAACTCGACTGCAGAAGCTCAAGAAGAGCTTAAATTTAACGATCTCGCAGCGTTGCGGAACTCGTCGTTTGATCCACGAAATCCTACCCGTATTCTCATACACGGATGGCTCAACGATTACACGTCGAGTGCGGTTCGTGGACTTTCTAGTGCGTATGTCGCGAAAGGTGCGTACAACGTTATCGGCATCGACTGGTCAGCTGGTGCGATGAACATCCTCTATCCGATTGCACAAATGCGGGTGGGGGCGGTAGCTGATGCGATAGCGAAACAGATAGCCGTACTGCGAGCAGCAGGCCAGCATCCATCGCAGATTGTGCTCGTTGGCCATAGCCTGGGGGCACACGTCGCAGGGTTGACGGGCAAACACTTCCAAACCGCACCGAAACTAGCGGCCATCATTGCACTCGATCCCGCAGGACCATTCTTCTCAGCGGACAATACGGCGAAACGTGTCGATGCGCTCGATGCAGAGTACGTGGAGGTTATACACACCAACAAGGGCTGGTATGGACATTCGCACGCCCTAGGGCAGGCCGATTTCTATCCCAACGGTGGCAAGTCACAACCCGGCTGCATAACGAATGCCTGCAACCATCATAAAGCGGTCGAGTACTTCCGCCAATCGTTGACGAGCGGAGAACCGATGTACGTCGGGAAGCGGTGTGAGGCGGACGCGGTCAGCAATAAGTGTGACGGGGACCGTGCGGTCATGGGCGGCGATCTGAGCGATAGCTACAAAGCGAAGATGAGCGGCTTGTTTTATCTCACGATCGGTAAATAA
- the LOC126568361 gene encoding pancreatic lipase-related protein 2-like → MFQQSDLQCPILIVVILIGGYVVLGEAGDSDLNEVRIGFGTSFSARRDVRFHLYTPLNRADAHVFSIDTVDTLMRSFYNSSHPVRIIIHGWFNNGSSLIIQGVKDAYLDAGSYNVIGVDWGVGAGESYFRASQYTIAVGLVVADLVNQLVRSNMTDIERLYLVGHSLGAHIAGNAGHSLKTHQLQVIYGLDPASINFFQDEPDSRLSPDDAAYVEVIHTNTQFSGYPAPLGHVDFYMNYGRKQPGCKTDVCSHGRSTEYFIESLTHASKGFWGVRCTDYNEIRQRTCYNIKQQARMGGEFWQKNNTAGVYTVETLAESPYAMGYVH, encoded by the exons ATGTTCCAGCAAAGTGACTTGCAGTGCCCAATTCTCATCGTGGTGATATTGATTGGTGGATATGTTGTTCTTGGTGAAG CCGGTGACAGTGACCTAAATGAGGTGCGCATTGGCTTCGGTACATCGTTCAGTGCGAGGCGCGATGTACGGTTTCATCTTTACACACCGCTAAACCGTGCAGACGCCCATGTCTTCTCGATCGACACGGTGGATACGCTGATGCGTTCGTTCTACAATTCTAGTCATCCTGTTAG AATCATCATTCACGGCTGGTTCAACAATGGCAGCTCGTTGATAATACAAGGCGTAAAGGATGCGTATCTAGATGCCGGTAGCTACAACGTGATCGGTGTTGATTGGGGTGTTGGTGCAGGAGAGTCCTACTTTCGTGCCTCCCAGTATACGATCGCAGTAGGATTGGTAGTGGCGGATCTGGTCAATCAGCTCGTACGCTCCAACATGACCGACATCGAACGGCTCTACCTGGTAGGCCACAGCCTTGGAGCACACATCGCGGGTAATGCGGGCCACTCACTGAAAACACACCAGCTGCAGGTGATCTATGGGCTTGATCCTGCGTCGATCAATTTCTTCCAGGATGAGCCAGACTCACGCCTTAGCCCGGACGATGCGGCGTACGTGGAAGTCattcacaccaacacacagtTTTCCGGCTATCCAGCCCCACTAGGACATGTCGATTTCTACATGAACTATGGTCGAAAGCAACCGGGCTGCAAAACGGACGTCTGTAGCCATGGCCGCTCAACGGAGTATTTTATCGAATCGCTGACGCATGCATCAAAAGGATTCTGGGGCGTTAGATGTACCGATTACAACGAGATCCGCCAGCGGACCTGCTACAACATCAAGCAGCAGGCAAGGATGGGCGGTGAGTTCTGGCAGAAGAACAATACTGCCGGCGTGTACACGGTCGAAACACTTGCCGAGTCACCGTACGCGATGGGTTACGTGCACTAA
- the LOC126568342 gene encoding pancreatic lipase-related protein 2-like, protein MRGLSVILGVLCVGLACAGTLPHGESDNHDWHIAADENGNMRLVSYAVPYQLDSEKSKRDFVPERDTRFLLYTASNPEVPHVLRNGDIGSIVSSPFNPNNPTRMIIHGWLGTQNSEINRLTRSALFFTGNYNVIYVDWSVGSVDEFYPNSRQLVYAVAAAASNILDYLERLVQLNKRDVVVVGHSLGAHVAGNVGKWQSGAIPTIIGLDPALPFFAGNAPDRIMASDADYVEIIHTNGGVLGFMDPIGDADFYPNFGRVQPGCGADVGGSCAHARAVHFYVESILSRNGFVGQQCQSFQNIRDGTCAQTGVSSRMGGEPPNAPNAPTGIFFLQTANSFPFAVGC, encoded by the exons ATGCGTGGCCTCTCGGTGATTTTAGGTGTGCTGTGTGTAGGATTAG CTTGTGCCGGTACGCTACCCCACGGAGAAAGTGACAATCATGACTGGCATATTGCGGCAGATGAAAATGGCAACATGCGCTTAGTGTCGTACGCCGTCCCGTACCAGCTAGACAGCGAAAAGTCCAAGCGAGACTTTGTACCGGAGCGTGACACACGCTTCTTGCTGTACACCGCATCCAATCCGGAAGTTCCGCATGTCCTGCGCAACGGTGATATCGGCTCCATCGTGAGCTCTCCCTTCAATCCAAACAACCCCACGCGCATGATCATTCACGGCTGGCTCGGTACGCAGAACTCCGAAATTAATCGTCTAACACGGTCGGCACTGTTCTTTACCGGCAACTATAACGTAATCTACGTTGACTGGAGCGTTGGTTCGGTGGACGAGTTCTATCCGAACTCGCGACAGCTGGTGTACGCGGTAGCGGCAGCCGCCTCCAACATCCTCGACTACCTGGAGCGATTAGTCCAGCTCAACAAGCGTGACGTTGTGGTGGTGGGACACAGCCTGGGAGCGCACGTGGCCGGTAACGTTGGCAAGTGGCAGTCGGGTGCGATTCCGACGATCATCGGGCTGGATCCAGCCCTGCCGTTCTTTGCCGGTAATGCTCCCGATCGGATTATGGCTTCGGATGCGGACTACGTGGAGATCATCCACACGAATGGTGGTGTGTTGGGCTTTATGGACCCGATCGGTGATGCTGACTTCTATCCCAACTTTGGCCGTGTACAGCCAGGCTGTGGGGCGGATGTTGGAGGTAGCTGTGCTCACGCGCGAGCGGTACACTTTTACGTCGAATCGATCCTCTCGAGGAATGGCTTCGTTGGACAGCAGTGTCAATCGTTCCAGAACATTCGGGACGGTACGTGCGCTCAGACTGGTGTCTCATCTCGCATGGGCGGTGAACCACCAAATGCGCCCAATGCACCAACCGGCATCTTCTTCCTGCAGACGGCAAACAGTTTCCCGTTTGCCGTTGGCTGCTAG
- the LOC126568280 gene encoding phospholipase A1 VesT1.02-like yields MKVLAVLGLCLAIATALPLNEEIGEEHIPQPYKRVGEELIPEPYEEIGEEHIPEPYKRIGEEQIPEPYEEEGYEQNWQLVPDGDGRLHLVNTDPFNLGTQDEPAPLFNADADTIFTLFTRNNRNSGHRITPGNAGTLGPHWNGGRQTRFVIHGWNNNGGSEVNVLIRNAYLDRADINVIVVDWGVGAQNPNYVTSRNHINAVGATVARFIDFLNQSGGLAFNNVYVTGHSLGGHTAGIVGKRVTRGRLNTVVALDPALPLFSINDPGNRVASGDANYVEVIHTNGGLLGFDLPLGQADFYPNGGRSQPGCGVDLAGTCAHGRAFQFFAESVRPAQSGFNSVRCANYDQILNNNCVSSGANARMGGEPSNIGRGVNGVFFLTTNAQSPFARG; encoded by the exons ATGAAGGTACTAGCAGTATTGGGTCTTTGCTTGGCAATCG CCACCGCCCTCCCTCTGAATGAGGAGATTGGCGAGGAACATATTCCGCAGCCTTACAAAAGAGTGGGCGAGGAACTGATCCCGGAACCGTATGAAGAGATCGGTGAGGAACATATTCCCGAGCCGTACAAGCGAATCGGTGAGGAACAGATCCCGGAACCCTATGAAGAGGAGGGATACGAGCAGAACTGGCAGCTAGTGCCCGATGGCGATGGCCGTCTGCATCTGGTGAACACCGACCCTTTCAACCTGGGTACTCAGGATGAGCCTGCACCTTTGTTCAATGCTGATGCTGATACCATCTTCACGTTGTTTACCCGCAACAACCGCAACAGTGGACATCGTATCACTCCTGGTAATGCTGGAACCCTTGGACCCCACTGGAATGGTGGTCGTCAGACCCGGTTCGTTATTCACGGCTGGAACAACAATGGAGGATCGGAAGTCAACGTGCTTATTCGTAACGCTTACCTGGACCGTGCCGATATCAACGTGATCGTTGTTGACTGGGGCGTAGGTGCCCAGAACCCGAACTATGTGACGTCGCGTAATCACATTAACGCTGTCGGAGCTACTGTGGCTCGTTTCATCGATTTCCTGAACCAGAGCGGAGGGTTGGCCTTCAACAATGTGTACGTTACTGGACACAGTCTCGGTGGTCATACTGCCGGTATTGTTGGCAAGCGTGTGACCCGTGGTCGTCTGAACACGGTCGTCGCTCTGGACCCTGCCCTGCCGCTGTTCTCGATCAACGATCCTGGAAATCGTGTTGCCTCGGGTGATGCTAACTACGTTGAGGTGATCCACACGAACGGTGGTCTGCTCGGTTTCGATCTGCCTCTCGGTCAGGCTGATTTCTACCCCAATGGAGGTCGTAGCCAGCCTGGATGTGGTGTAGATCTGGCGGGCACCTGTGCCCACGGACGTGCCTTCCAGTTCTTCGCCGAGTCGGTCCGTCCGGCGCAGAGTGGTTTCAACTCTGTCCGTTGCGCCAACTACGATCAGATCCTGAACAACAACTGCGTGTCGTCGGGAGCCAATGCTCGTATGGGTGGAGAGCCTTCGAACATTGGACGCGGTGTGAATGGTGTGTTCTTCCTCACCACCAATGCCCAGAGTCCGTTTGCCCGCGGATAA
- the LOC126568154 gene encoding facilitated trehalose transporter Tret1-2 homolog: MADEKTTPMAALKQTLLSLSVSLSYYCIGLVRGYSAPAVPSMHETTPDLLPSKNIASWVSSIPPFGAFFGSLVAFPLMHRIGRKYTVLIASPLWVTSWILIATANDWRVLFFARMLSGFGAGLSLPAAQVYVSECSDPKIRGVIGSLPALAMSFGILVMYIMGKFFHWRLLAWICCGMACCLFLAVACFPQSPVWLKTRKQYEKAHYSAKWLHLQGFSIDPKASTVVVESKEKPLPAPTPKPFSKEALLRREILIPLGIGLVLLSIQQLSGIDAVVFFTVEIFHAAGSSMDGHLATIIVGTVQVLSNGAALFVVDRAGRKPLLILSGLIMCIAMASMGAAFHLNSIGNTCFGYLPVVSLIVFMIGFSIGFGSIPFLLMGELFPTAQRSLLSSLAGSFNLAMMFTVIKTYHPLEDLITTSGTFLMYSVLCALGVVFVITCVPETKGRELESIQKLFERRPLQPVHQQELGTDKASHDNPVFSAADEIVPHHHSKSIDTKL; this comes from the exons ATGGCGGACGAAAAAACGACTCCGATGGCAGCTCTTAAGCAG ACGCTCCTCTCACTGTCAGTATCACTGTCGTACTACTGTATAGGACTCGTCCGTGGTTACTCGGCGCCAGCCGTACCATCCATGCACGAAACAACTCCAGATCTACTACCGAGCAAAAATATCGCCTCCTGGGTCAGTTCCATACCTCCGTTCGGAGCGTTCTTCGGTAGCTTGGTAGCATTTCCACTGATGCATCGAATAGGGCGCAAGTACACGGTACTAATAGCTTCACCGCTATGGGTCACCTCCTGGATACTGATCGCTACGGCGAACGATTGGCGCGTACTGTTCTTTGCCCGGATGCTGTCAGGATTCGGTGCCGGTCTGTCACTGCCCGCTGCCCAGGTTTACGTCAGCGAGTGCAGTGATCCGAAGATTCGTGGAGTGATCGGTTCACTGCCCGCGTTAGCTATGTCGTTTGGAATTCTGGTGATGTACATCATGGGCAAGTTCTTCCACTGGCGGCTGCTGGCTTGGATATGTTGCGGTATGGCGTGCTGTCTCTTCCTAGCCGTAGCTTGCTTCCCACAGAGCCCCGTATGGCTGAAGACGAGGAAGCAGTACGAGAAGGCCCACTATTCCGCAAAATGGTTACATCTGCAAGGATTCTCGATCGATCCAAAAGCGAGCACTGTAGTGGTAGAGAGCAAAGAAAAGCCACTACCTGCACCAACGCCAAAACCATTCTCCAAGGAAGCACTGCTACGTCGGGAGATCCTTATCCCGCTCGGAATAGGACTAGTACTGCTGTCTATTCAGCAGCTTAGCGGGATCGATGCAGTAGTATTCTTTACCGTGGAAATATTTCACGCAGCCGGTTCATCAATGGATGGCCATCTGGCAACGATCATTGTGGGTACGGTGCAAGTACTCAGCAATGGAGCCGCCCTGTTCGTGGTAGATCGTGCTGGTCGCAAGCCACTACTCATCTTGTCCGGACTGATCATGTGCATTGCGATGGCATCGATGGGTGCCGCCTTCCATCTTAACTCGATCGGTAACACGTGCTTCGGGTATCTGCCGGTGGTCAGCCTGATCGTGTTCATGATCGGGTTTTCGATCGGGTTCGGTAGTATACCGTTTCTGCTGATGGGTGAACTCTTCCCAACGGCACAACGAAGCTTACTCAGCTCACTAGCGGGATCGTTCAACCTGGCCATGATGTTTACCGTCATCAAAACGTACCACCCGTTGGAAGAT CTTATTACCACATCCGGAACATTCCTCATGTACAGTGTGCTCTGTGCACTGGGGGTGGTGTTCGTCATTACCTGCGTACCGGAGACGAAAGGTCGTGAGCTGGAGAGCATCCAGAAGCTGTTCGAACGACGACCACTGCAGCCTGTGCACCAGCAGGAACTGGGCACTGATAAAGCGAGCCATGACAATCCCGTGTTCAGTGCTGCCGACGAGATTGTGCCTCACCATCACTCAAAGTCGATCGACACTAAACTTTAG